In Coleofasciculus sp. FACHB-T130, the sequence ATTACCGGGTTAACAAAGGGCTGGAAAGGACGATTTTTTGCCAATGCTTGGCTTAGCCGCTAGCATCTCCCACAGGAAAGTCGCTGAGAAAGGGCGAGTTCGCGGGACTCTTGCCTCACTTGACCCAGCATTGCAGCTTGCTGCAACTGCATAAAAGCGTTGAAGTCTTCTAATCCATACTTAGTTGTTAAAAGTCTCCGCAGCTGTTCTTCGGCTGCAACAGTTAAGTAGCCTGTACTCAAAGCGTGTTGGACGACTTCGCGGATATTGCTGAGGTTATTTTTCATGGTAGAACACCCAACTTTGATGATCCTAAGTGAGATTACCGTGCTTCACAATTTAACCTTATTAGGCAACCGTAACATTACTGAAATTGAAACAAAGCAATTATAGGGTAATTTCAAAGTAATTCAAAGCCAAGTTGGTTGCTCAAGTTAATAGTTTGCAGGATTTTGTTGATACAAAGCTCCAAATTTTGTCAGAAATACGCAAAAAGGTCTATCGGTATCTATATGGCTGGTGGATTTGACCTCAGAAGAGATAACAGTAACGTTTTTTTGTCCGCAAGCTTAAAGAAAAAGCTACACGAAGAATTCAACAGAAAGTACAAGCCTGAAGGCAAGCGTGCCTTAATGCAAGAATTTTTGAGTGCGTGGCGGAAACAACTCAATACACTTGAACCCTCCCGCCAAGCTTTACAAGCAATTTTGAACTCGGAGAGCCGCCAAACCTGCGAGTATCGGATTGCCAATGGCTTATGTCATCTGTTATTGAACTGTTCCTATGATGAATGGAGCGAGTTTTCTAAGAATGCTCCGGACAATTCTCAGAGCTTGCTATCCTGTCCAATCGGGGAACAGGTCGTTCCTCAAGACTCCTTGTCTACTACTCCTGGTACAAGATGCTGGGAGGAGAATGGAACCCTCAACGCCCCAGCCGAAGCACCACTAGAGCGGGGCAAAAAACGCCAGTGGGGCTTGTTTATCCCTAATCCGCGATGTCGAATGGTGTGGGGGCGAGAAAGCTTCATTCAAGAAGTATTGAACCGCCTAGACGATCCCGCCGAACTCTCTATTTTTTCCCTCAGCGGCAGTCCAGGGTATGGCAAATCTGAAGCTGCCAGCCAAATTGCGAAAGAAGCACTCGACAGAAATCTGTTCGCGGATGTGGTGTGGGTGACAGCGAGGCAAAGTGAGTGGGTGGATGGTTACATCAGCCAGGAAAAGCAGTTTGAGGCGCTGACGTGGAAGAAATTTTTAAATGAAATTGCGCATCAACTGGATTGTCCCCCTGAGCGAGTTCACCAGCGTTTGAGAGCAGAGAAATTGCTTGTCGTCTTGGATAATGCGGAGACCGCACAAGTTGAAGATATTCTGGCGAACCTTATCAAAATGCTCAACCCCAGTCGGGCACTGATTACCAGCCGACACCGAACTAAACCTCCCTATGTAAGATTAATTGAAATCCCAGGACTCGAAGAAAGATGGTCGTCTAAATTGTTGGAGGATGAGGCAAAATACAACAACATTTCGGTAATCAAGCAGGCAAGCAACGAACAGCTTTATCAAATGCATCAATTGTCTTGTGGCGCACCCTTAGCACTGCATTTCCTGGCTGGGCGAGTATTCCACGATCAAGCACTTGAGCCAATCTTGTCGGAATTAAAGCTTGCCAGCCGACAAGTTGAGACCTTCTACCGCTTCTGTCTGGAGGCAGCGTGGCAGCGAATCAATGTGGCAGCAAAAAGTGTACTGCGTTATATGGGCGGGGTAGATGTAACGGTTAGCAGAGCCGAGTTGTCTCAAGTTGGGGAATTGTTGGATTCAGAGTTGGATGCGGCACTGGCAGATCTGAGACGATGGTATTTGATTGAAGACGTACAAGATGAGCTAGGCAGTCCCCGCTACGATCTGCATCCTTGGGTGAGAAGCAGCGTGCGCGGAGGATTGGTAGAAAAGTGGCAATCGTCGCTGGAAGACTTGGATAAAGATAGCTACCGGGAAATTTGATATGTAGGTGAAAGAGTTAATTTCTTCTGTTGATGGTTACACTAGGACAGCGATCGCTCCTGCAATTGTAAATATGGAAAAAAGCAATCAGAAACTACGCGACCGACTCAAGGGCATCAATGTCTATCTCATTGGCATGATGGGTGCGGGAAAGACAAGCGTAGGACGCTTATTGGCACAGCATCTGGATTATCACTTTTTCGATACCGACGCGGTGATTGAGCAAGTTGCCAAAAAATCGATTAATGAGATTTTTGCCAGTGACGGGGAAGAAAGCTTTCGGAAGCTGGAAAGCCAAGTGCTGTCCGAATTGTCGGCTTATACGAAGTTAGCGATCGCTACTGGCGGCGGTATTATCCTGAAGCGAGAAAATTGGAGCTATCTCCAACACGGTCTCGTCGTATGGCTGGATGTCCCTGTGGAACTTTTAGTCGCCCGTTTGCAAAACGATACCACCCGACCTCTGTTAAAAAATGCTGACATCGCGACCGAATTCCCAAAGCGTTTTGAGCAACGGAAACCACTCTATGCCCAAGCCGATCTGCACATCACCATTGGCGAGGGGCAAACTCCCGAACAAATTGCTACGCAAGTCATCGAAGCCATTCCCTCAGTTCTCAAGCCAAAGCAAGAGAATAACGGTCAGTAAATCTGGAAACAGCCGCCTCTCATCGTGCCGCAGACGCCAGTATGCACTAAACTTCTAGAAAACGATAACTGGCATCATCCTGCTAAGTAATGCTTAACGATAGCGAATACCTCAAGAAAGCTGAAGCGACTCGTGTTCGAGTGCTAAGCGAAGCACTTCCCTACATCCAGCAATTTGCCGGTCGCACCGTTGTCGTCAAATACGGCGGCGCGGCGATGAAAGACGCTTCGCTCAAAGATAAGGTAATGCGCGACATTGTATTCTTATCCTGTGTAGGCTTGCGTCCCGTCGTGGTACATGGCGGTGGTCCAGAAATAAACTCTTGGCTGGGCAAACTGGGAATCGAACCCCAATTTAAAAATGGCCTGCGCGTGACCGATGCCGCCACAATGGAGGTGGTGGAAATGGTTTTAGTGGGTCGGGTCAATAAAGAAATTGTCTCCTTAATTAACCGTGCTGGCGGTTCCGCTGTTGGACTTTGCGGCACAGATGGCAACTTGATCAAAGCCCGTCCAGAAGGGGTAGAGGGCATTGGTTTTGTGGGAGAAGTAAACAGTATTGATATCAAGCTTTTGCAGTCGCTGGTCAGTAGCGGATATATCCCTGTAGTGTCTAGCGTGGCAACCGATGACAGTGGACAAGCCTATAACATCAATGCGGATACCGTAGCTGGGGAACTTGCGGCAGCTTTGGGGGCAGAAAAGTTGATTTTGCTCACAGATACAGCAGGGATCTTGCAGGATTACAAAGATCCCTCCACTCTGATTGCCAAAGTGGATATCGCCGAAGCGAGACGTCTGATTGAGAACGGTGTTGTGGGCGGTGGGATGATTCCCAAGGTCAAATGTTGCGTGCGATCGCTTGCTCAAGGCGTTCGGGCTACTCATATTATTGACGGTCGTATTCCCCACGCACTGCTATTAGAAATTTTCACCGACGCCGGTATCGGCTCGATGATTATCGCCTCTGAGTTTATGACTTAGGGTCTATGACTTAGGCGTGCGCGATTAACGAATAATAATCTGCCTGGGTTGGTTGAAGCGTCTGCGATTGCCTCGCGGATTCACAATCACTGGATTAATCAGGATAGAATCCCGAATCTGGGGATTGATTAAGGTGGGGTTGATCAGTGTCGAGTTGTTGACTCTTCTGTGCGATCCCACCGGGTAGCCGGGATAACTCGGATAGGAGTTGGGATAACCCTGGTAATAGTCGGGATAACTTGGATAGGAGTTGGGATAACCCTGGTAATAGTCGGGATAACTCGGATAGGGATTGGGATTGACTCGGTAGTAATTACTCGATCCGCGATCGCTCATCCCCGTCGTTGGGTTTATCGGAATCGGACTGGGAATCGGACTGCCATAAACAAAGCTACCCGACGACGGCTGGGGAACTCCATGCTGGGGAAATCCATAAGTAGGCACGCCTTGCTGAATGATTAATTGTGCCTTGGCTGGGGAAATCGCCCCGGTTAGTACCGTAATGCCCAGCGTCAAGGGTGCTAAGCCGGTAGCAAGGCAAAACCGATGAAAACGATGCAACGGCAGAGGTAGGGTTTTGAGCATGGTTTTACATCCTAATCTTTTGGATGGTGCTAAGTATGAAAGTTTAAATGACTTCTTAAGATAAACCCTGGCAAGGCGAGGAAAATTCCCCTCGTTGATTCACCTGAACGGGTGATGTTGAAACAACGAAACAGAAACCACCCGTTACAGACGATAAATCTTCCGAGCTGGCATCTGGCAATTTTTGTCTTTCGATGCTCTCGAAAACCCTGGCAAAGGCAATTGATTTTAGCCGTCTTGATTACAGGATAATCTGCTTCGCTAAAATTTAAAGGGGCTGTCGGTGATGACGTACAAAGCACAAAAAAGTTCTCTTTAAATTCGATTGGCAAAGTGAATTCAGAAACCCAGGACATTATTAAAACCGAGTACCAGACTGGCACAGCGGCATTTGAACGTGGAGATTACCGCCAGTCAGTGCAGCATTTAGAGAAGGCAAGTAGCTTGGTGACGCGGAACTCCCGATTGGGAGGAGAAATCTTGATTTGGCTGGTGACGGCTTATGAAGCAGCAGGACAAACAACAGAAGCGATAGCTCTCTGCAAACAGCTGCGACATCATCCCGATCCACAAACTAGCAAGCAAAGCCGTCGCTTACTCTACATTATGGAAGCCCCGCAACTCAGCAGGCGTCCAGAATGGTTGACAGAGATTCCCGATCTCACAACTCTCGCTGACAGCGAACCGGAATTTCGCCGGGGGAGCAATCTTCAGGGTGCTACGAAAACTCCTCAAAAGCGTCCAGAACCGGAACCCATCGATCTCAGCCAAGTAAATACCAAGGACAATTTGTTTATTTGGGTTGCCTTGGTTGCCATTGGTTTGACACTCGGTGGATTAGCTTGGTTTAATTTTTGAACGCTAATTTTATCTGTGATTGGGTTCTTGTTTGGCTTCCCGCAAACCTTTTTTTATGCCCAATATGGCGTGACTGGATGGGCTTTCCTAGGTTGGGAAAATTCATCTAATCGCAAATCCAGCTTCTGTTTGAGTTGTTGAGGAGATTTTTCTCCAATTAAAAGTCGTAGAACAATTAGCAGCAGTCGGTAAACTTCCTGTCTGTCTTTACAGCGGTATTTAGGGCAGTAGTGCGACGAGTCCCTCTGGTAGCTTTAAGATGGTATGGGTGAAGCGGGAGAACCTGAGATGGTGACTGATGCGACGCTGGAGCAGATTCTGAAATTGGCGAAGGGACGAACCGACTCCGCTGAGGTTTACTATCTATCAAGCCAAGACACACCAGTTGAGTTTGAAAACAATCGCTTAAAATCCCTGCAAACCAAAGCACTGCAAGGAGTCGCGCTGCGGGTGCTACACGAGGGGAGGCTGGGTTTTGCCAGTTCCACAGACTTGACGCGGCTGGAAGATTTGGTGGATGCTGCCGTACAAACTTCAGAAATTGGCGACAAGGCTGAGTTTGAATTTGCTGCGGATGTACAGGTGACGGAACCGGAAAAAAAATATACGCCACCAGCAACCCAGGAATTAGTGGAAGTGGGCGATCGCTTAATTTCTCAAATCCACGACTACAACTCCGATATTCTGGTAGATGTGGGGTTCCACGTCCGGACAAATAACGTAAAAATTGCAACCAGTGCGGATGTCTACGCCTCGCGCACTAGCCAAGTTGTCAGTGCCAGCCTTTCGGGGAATTTGGTACGGGGTGAAGATTTTCTCCAGGTTTATAGCTCCGATATTGCCCGTGAAGGCGTCCCAGATTTTAATCGCCTTCTAGAAGATTTGTTACGAAAATACGCTCTAGCAGAGCAGCCAGCGACCATTCAGAGCGGATCTTTCCCCGTTCTGTTTAATCCTAGAGCTGCCGCTAGTGCCATCGGACGCCTATTTAAAACGGTTCTCTCCGGTCAAAGTATCGTCCAAAAAGCCTCTCCTCTGGTCGGTAAACTGGGCGAAACCCTATTTGACGAACGCTTAAATTTATTTGAAGATCCCAGCATCGGGCCATCTGCCTGTGCTTTTGACGATGAAGGAACGCCCACCCGTCGCAAAGTGCTTATCGAGAAAGGCACGGTAAAAGAATTTTATTGGGATCGGCGCTGGGCAGCCAGGGCGGGCTGTGAGTCAACAGGAAACGGCTTTCGGGGTGGTTTGTCGCGTCCCAGCCCAGAGTTAGTAAATCTCTGCTTTGCGCCTGGGAAGACATCGACAGCGGATTTAATTGCCAGCATGGATGAGGGGGTGATTGTGGATCAGGTTCTCGGTGCTGGACAGTCGAATCAAATGGCGGGAGAGTTTTCTGTCAATCTGGATTTAGGCTACAAGGTAGAAAAAGGTCAGATTGTCGGTCGAGTCAAGAATACGATGGTGGCTGGTAGTATTTTTGAGGCGTTTAAAAATTTGGTGGATTTGGGCGATAAGCCGGAATGGGTAGGCGGGGGTAGTTTCTTGCC encodes:
- a CDS encoding tetratricopeptide repeat protein codes for the protein MNSETQDIIKTEYQTGTAAFERGDYRQSVQHLEKASSLVTRNSRLGGEILIWLVTAYEAAGQTTEAIALCKQLRHHPDPQTSKQSRRLLYIMEAPQLSRRPEWLTEIPDLTTLADSEPEFRRGSNLQGATKTPQKRPEPEPIDLSQVNTKDNLFIWVALVAIGLTLGGLAWFNF
- a CDS encoding NB-ARC domain-containing protein — encoded protein: MSASLKKKLHEEFNRKYKPEGKRALMQEFLSAWRKQLNTLEPSRQALQAILNSESRQTCEYRIANGLCHLLLNCSYDEWSEFSKNAPDNSQSLLSCPIGEQVVPQDSLSTTPGTRCWEENGTLNAPAEAPLERGKKRQWGLFIPNPRCRMVWGRESFIQEVLNRLDDPAELSIFSLSGSPGYGKSEAASQIAKEALDRNLFADVVWVTARQSEWVDGYISQEKQFEALTWKKFLNEIAHQLDCPPERVHQRLRAEKLLVVLDNAETAQVEDILANLIKMLNPSRALITSRHRTKPPYVRLIEIPGLEERWSSKLLEDEAKYNNISVIKQASNEQLYQMHQLSCGAPLALHFLAGRVFHDQALEPILSELKLASRQVETFYRFCLEAAWQRINVAAKSVLRYMGGVDVTVSRAELSQVGELLDSELDAALADLRRWYLIEDVQDELGSPRYDLHPWVRSSVRGGLVEKWQSSLEDLDKDSYREI
- a CDS encoding metallopeptidase TldD-related protein translates to MTDATLEQILKLAKGRTDSAEVYYLSSQDTPVEFENNRLKSLQTKALQGVALRVLHEGRLGFASSTDLTRLEDLVDAAVQTSEIGDKAEFEFAADVQVTEPEKKYTPPATQELVEVGDRLISQIHDYNSDILVDVGFHVRTNNVKIATSADVYASRTSQVVSASLSGNLVRGEDFLQVYSSDIAREGVPDFNRLLEDLLRKYALAEQPATIQSGSFPVLFNPRAAASAIGRLFKTVLSGQSIVQKASPLVGKLGETLFDERLNLFEDPSIGPSACAFDDEGTPTRRKVLIEKGTVKEFYWDRRWAARAGCESTGNGFRGGLSRPSPELVNLCFAPGKTSTADLIASMDEGVIVDQVLGAGQSNQMAGEFSVNLDLGYKVEKGQIVGRVKNTMVAGSIFEAFKNLVDLGDKPEWVGGGSFLPSLLFQQLGVAARQG
- a CDS encoding shikimate kinase, encoding MEKSNQKLRDRLKGINVYLIGMMGAGKTSVGRLLAQHLDYHFFDTDAVIEQVAKKSINEIFASDGEESFRKLESQVLSELSAYTKLAIATGGGIILKRENWSYLQHGLVVWLDVPVELLVARLQNDTTRPLLKNADIATEFPKRFEQRKPLYAQADLHITIGEGQTPEQIATQVIEAIPSVLKPKQENNGQ
- the argB gene encoding acetylglutamate kinase, whose product is MLNDSEYLKKAEATRVRVLSEALPYIQQFAGRTVVVKYGGAAMKDASLKDKVMRDIVFLSCVGLRPVVVHGGGPEINSWLGKLGIEPQFKNGLRVTDAATMEVVEMVLVGRVNKEIVSLINRAGGSAVGLCGTDGNLIKARPEGVEGIGFVGEVNSIDIKLLQSLVSSGYIPVVSSVATDDSGQAYNINADTVAGELAAALGAEKLILLTDTAGILQDYKDPSTLIAKVDIAEARRLIENGVVGGGMIPKVKCCVRSLAQGVRATHIIDGRIPHALLLEIFTDAGIGSMIIASEFMT